The Oncorhynchus nerka isolate Pitt River linkage group LG3, Oner_Uvic_2.0, whole genome shotgun sequence genome includes the window CTGACTGACTGCTCCTCATTCTCCGTGGTCACCTCGATGGTCTGACACACATATGGCAGGTCATCGATGATCAGCTGGTCATCCCCAGGGCTGCGACTGCCCGGATGAAGAAATTCTGAGGAAGCTTAAGATAATCCCTGGTTATAAATTTGTCCTCCAGTGGAAAGCCTAAACAATTTACTCACAGCTATATGCATAAGATATTAGTAAGTGTGTAACTACTATACATGTTCATAATAACATTCCTTGTCACTACTCCTGTGGTGCTctcttaacttcttggtgacggggcagtattttcacgtccggatgaaatgcatgccaaaattcaactgcctgctactcatccccagaagataagatatgcatattattagtagatttggatagaaaacactctgaagtttctaaaactgtttgaatcgtGTCTGTGAAAagaacagaacttatttagcaggcgaaaccccgaggtcaaaccattcagattttattttttgaggtcactctcttttcaatgggatttcattgggaatccagatttctaagggaccttcttgcagttcctactgcttccactggatgtcaacagtctttagaaattggttgaggtttttcctttgtgtcatgaagaagtagccctgttcagaacgagggtcacttgtaaGTGCACTGTTAGatattttcctcctgtattgaacatagatcatcccatcttcaattttatcgattatttacgttaaaaaatacctacatttgtattacaaaagtagtttgaaatgttttggcaaagtttacaggtaacttttgagatattctgAAGTCACGTtgtgcaagttggaaccggtgtttttctggatcaaacgcacaaaataaatggacattttcgatatatatcgacggaattaatcgaacaaaaggaccatttgcgatgtttatgggacatattggagtggccacaaaagaagctcgtcaaaggtaaggcatgaattatatttttatttctgggtTTTGTGTCGCGCcggcagggttgaaatatgcttttctctctttgttttacatttacatttacatttaagtcatttagcagacgctcttatccagtttTCGGAGATGCTATCCTCAGAtgatagcatcgtttgctttcgacaaaaagcctttttgaaatctgacatgttggctggattcacaacaaatGTAGCTTtcatttggtatcttacatgtgtgatttcatgaaagatAGATTTTTATAgaaatttatttgaatttggcgctctgcattttcactggcttttggccaggtgggacgctagcgtcccacatatcccagagaggttaatggtCTACCACACAACATCAATTCAATTTATTAAATGTGTGTAGTGGACACAGACACTGATGCCAAAGCTCTTACCTGTGCAGTCTGTAATGTACTCCTCTTTCACCTCTATCCTCACCACTTCATGGTCTTCAACAGACCCATTCATGCTCTCCATGGATGAGGACCTGGGCTCCACCTGTTCCTGGggtgacagaggcagagaggtgtgggCATCTCTTTCCATCTTCACTGGAGGTCTGTCATGCTTGCTAATATAATTTTACATTTGCCAAGTAAAATTATCAATTTCAAAGAATGGTTTGAATGGTCTGAATGGTTTGAATGGTTAGAATGGTCTGAATGGTTTGAATGGTTAGAATGGTCAGAATGGTTTGAATGGTCTGAATGGTTAGAATAGTCTGAATGGTTAGAATGGTTTGAATGGTCTGAATGGTTAGAATAGTCTGAATGGTTTGAATGGTCTGAATGGTTAGAATGGTCTGAATGGTTAGAATGGTCTGAATGGTTAGAATGGTTTGAATAGTCTGAATGGTTTGAATGGTTAGAATGGTCTGAATGGTTAGAATGGTCTGAATGGTTAGAATGGTCTGAATGGTTAGAATGGTCTGAATGGTCTGAATGGTTAGAATGATTTGAATGGTCTGAATGGTTTGAATGGTCTGAATGGTTAGAATGGTCAGAATGGTCTGAATGGTTTAAATGGTCTGAATGGTTTGAATGGTCTGAATGGTCAGAATGGTCTGAATGGTTAGAATGGTTTAAATGGTCTGAATGGTTTGAATGGTCTGAATGGTTTGAATGGTTTGAATGGTCTGAATGGTTAGAATGGTCTGAATGGTTAGAATGGTCTGAATGGTTAGAATGGTTTGAATGGTTAGAATGTTTTGAATGGTCTGAATGGTTAGAATGGTCTGAATGGTCTGAATGGTTAGAATGGTTAGAATGGTCTGAATGGTTAGAATGGTCTGAATGTGAAATTGAATAGTAATGCACTGAGGTCTTGTGTGTCAACACACACTAGTTATTACCTTGTTTTTCCCCTCTTTTTCCCTCCTTTTCTTTCCTAGAAAACACATCAACATGACATTCCACTGTTAAAAGTTGGACACAAATTAATATTTTTCAGTGTGTCAATTTCAAGCCTATGCAACCGTCTCAGTGAGAAGAACATGTAGATAAACTGTTGATTGCAAATGAACAGTAATGTAAAAATATCTACAACATTAACAAATGTGCATCTACATAATCAAGTGTTAATAACATATAAAACCGTGCTTACAGCACATATTATACATGAATTAACTTGGCTAGTAGCTACACAGTAAAGCCATAAGTGTTATCCTCTCTGGAAGCTGATCTTTAATTCGGTCTCTGCCATTTCTAATTcaattttatgtatttatttaacctatatttaactaggcaagtcagttaagaacaaattcttatttccaatgacggcctacaccggccaaacctggacgatgctgggccaattgtgtgctgccctatgggactcccaatcacagccggttgtgatacagctggatttgaaccagggtgtctgtaatgTCGTGTCTACcaatgagatgcagtgtcttagaccactgcaccactcgggagccccaatcATTGTTCTCTCAGAGCTAGAGAGGCAACCACTTGCCTTTCTTGGTCTGGCGCTCTGACGCAGACAGCATCTTGTATACCCTGAAAGCGTTGGTTCCCTTCTTGATGCTCTTGTCTTTCACCTCCTCAATATCAGGCAGAGAGTTCATTGCACAGCGGAAATTGGCCTTCCATGTTTTCGGGTCTGGTTTGTCGATCCCTAGTTGGTATTTTCCTGAATATAAAAAATGACTTATTATTGGAAGGCTATGCTGCTGCATAAACTTGAGTCATAACACTGATCATAACACATAACAGTGGCATTGGTAATGTAACATACTGTGTATTGTTAGCCAGTTCTTATCATTTCATTTTCATAACTGTACCTGTATGAATGGCCCAGTTCTTGAATAAAGGAGCATCTTTTTCCAAATCCCAGCCATGTCTTGCAGCATGCATCCATGGAATCTGGAAGATCCTCTTCTCCTGCAGGTTCATTACAACAATGATTCAGACATTTATGATTTGGCTCACACATCGCACACACCTTGCGTAATTTGGTCAGCTGCATGATTAATCTCCCCACGTCCAAATAATCAGGGACGAAAATGAAAACATTCCTACGCATTCCACAAGAGATTAAGATgagtccatagactgcttacgaGGTACGGAAACAAATATCTGAATACATTCTTTCGCTGAACTATCTTATTATGTTTAAATAGATACTTCATTTAAATTCCCATTAAAGGTGCTGAAAAACAAAGTCATATGTGAAAATAGTCTGTTTTTAAAAGACTGAAGCACTGGAAGCATTTGAAGgttataaatattcagaccccttcactttttccacattttgttacgttacagccttattctaaaattggtgaaatagttttttttcctcatcaatttatACACTGTTTTTTTAAACAGACgtaccacatttacataagtattcagactctttactcactACTTTGTTGAGACACCTTTGGCAGCGTTAACAGCCTTGActcatcttgggtatgacgctacaagcttgaaacacctgtatttggggagtttctcccattcttctctgcagatcccctcaagctctgtcaggttggatggggagcgttgctgcacagctattttcaggtctctccagagatgttcgatcgggttcaagtctgggctctggctgggccactcaaggatattcagagacttgtcccgaagccacttctgtgttgtcttggctgtgtgcttagggtcattgtcctgttggaaggtaaaccttcacactagtctgaggtcctgagcactctggaccaggttttcatcaagaatatctctgtactttgctccattcattcttccctcaaccctgactagtctcccagtccctgccactgataaacatccacacatcatgatgctgccaccaccatgcttcatcgtagggatggtgccaggtttcatccagaagtgacgcttggcattcatgccaaagagttcaatcttggtttcatcagatcagagaatcttgtttctcatggtctgagattcctTTATATTTATTTTGGCAAAAAAcaaagctggctgtcatgtgtcCTTTGCTGAGGAAtatcttccgtctggccactctaccataaaggcatgattggtggagtactgcatgttctcccatctccacagatgaactctggagctctgtcagagtgaacttcgggttcttgatcacctccctgaccaaggcccttctccccagagtgatcagtttggccgggctgccagctctgggaagagtcttggGAAATCTAAATgtcttccgtttaagaatgatggaggccactgtattcttggggaccttcaatgctgcagacattttttcgtacccttccccagatctgtgcctcgacacaatcctgtctcggagctctacggacaattccttcaaactcatggattggtttttgctctgacatctgtgggaccttatatagacagctgtgtgcctttccaaatcatgtccaaccaatttaatttaccacaggtggactccaattgtagaaacatcaaggatgatcaatggaaacaggatgcacctgagctcaatttcgagtctcatagggtTTGTAGATTGTGGACTggggatttaatccattttggaataaggcagtaacgtaacaaaatgtggaaaaagtgaaggggtctgaatacttcccgaatgcactgtatatgtaacATTTCTACCTGAAAATAATACATGTAACATTTCTACCTCAATCACATATCAGTAGTATGCAGGAATAAAAATCCACTAAAGAAAAACTGTCCGGTCTGGCTAGCTGTTGTATGTAGGCTACAGCTCGCTATTTTATAATTAGTTTGCGTTTGCGAGGTTGACAACATTAGCAAAACATTCACATTACAACTCTTCCTTAAGTCCCTGCAACAGCTCCTTCACAACAGTGTTTGTAGATAAAATGTTTGACATAGTTATTTTAACATCCTGTCATGTGTGCTTATTATTTTACCATTGATATGTTCTAGGCTATTTTGAGACCATAAGAAAGATCCGGTAATGCTGGAGTGTCTACCAATGGCATGTCCACATTTATGAAGTATTTATAAAATATAAATTGCCCACACTTTAGATGAAGTGATGCAAAAATACTTAActaatgattagtaaatggtttataaggacctacagtatattaaATCTAAAGAATGGAGTAATGATTAATACATGATAAATAAACAATTTACTAATTCATTATAAATGCTTTATTACGTGGAGTTTTTATAAAGTGCTACTCAAAAAAGTTGTTAAAGAATATAGTAAGATGCACACATGCTGTTTAGATGTGTACATGCCTGTTTGTGTTCCTATATGATGGAGGGGTTATGTTGGTGGGTTTGGTAGCAATTGTTGCTTCAGCAAAGCTTGAAAACCAGGTACAGTATAAACTTAGAATATGGTGAACTTCCATACTAAGGCAAACTCAGTATCTCAATAAAGATACATTTCACTTACTCTATTAACCCATTTCAGCCCAGGAATTAGGCAAGAGTTGATCTGTTCCTCCAGCCATGGTCGCATTCGCATCCTCTCCACTGGCATGGTGGCCTGCAGACACAGAGCAAGGAGGAAATAAACAGTAAATTGAATGAATGAACCCTTCACTTCACGTCCTGAAGACAGCAACAGATCAGAAAACATCTGAGACCAATTGGCCCATTTGGGGGATGACAATTCCCTGAGATTATCAGCAACATCTGATCTCATACAGAGCAGAACCCAGTACCAAAACACATCTAATACAGAGGGGCCACAACAACACACAATAAT containing:
- the LOC115107345 gene encoding interferon regulatory factor 2-like isoform X2 — encoded protein: MPVERMRMRPWLEEQINSCLIPGLKWVNREKRIFQIPWMHAARHGWDLEKDAPLFKNWAIHTGKYQLGIDKPDPKTWKANFRCAMNSLPDIEEVKDKSIKKGTNAFRVYKMLSASERQTKKGKKRREKEGKNKEQVEPRSSSMESMNGSVEDHEVVRIEVKEEYITDCTEFLHPGSRSPGDDQLIIDDLPYVCQTIEVTTENEEQSVSSSHPYPLQISPVSSYGESDTDSVHSEEDSKEHLHGGLWGSSLASSVLRVPSCSLPSMATFVTTGKVTNFKVTSTRDPMPLISYNNSPWKRDMPAALHPPSEQASSSQASAAETRASVIMKTSDISKSSVKTC
- the LOC115107345 gene encoding interferon regulatory factor 2-like isoform X1, whose translation is MPVERMRMRPWLEEQINSCLIPGLKWVNREKRIFQIPWMHAARHGWDLEKDAPLFKNWAIHTGKYQLGIDKPDPKTWKANFRCAMNSLPDIEEVKDKSIKKGTNAFRVYKMLSASERQTKKGKKRREKEGKNKEQVEPRSSSMESMNGSVEDHEVVRIEVKEEYITDCTASSEFLHPGSRSPGDDQLIIDDLPYVCQTIEVTTENEEQSVSSSHPYPLQISPVSSYGESDTDSVHSEEDSKEHLHGGLWGSSLASSVLRVPSCSLPSMATFVTTGKVTNFKVTSTRDPMPLISYNNSPWKRDMPAALHPPSEQASSSQASAAETRASVIMKTSDISKSSVKTC